From Passer domesticus isolate bPasDom1 chromosome 20, bPasDom1.hap1, whole genome shotgun sequence, one genomic window encodes:
- the RGS9 gene encoding regulator of G-protein signaling 9 isoform X9 produces MEFYRREIMYYQQAILKTRVKSSVSLGGVVKYSEQFLSNDPILSGCLPSNPWISDDPDFWDLNAKLVEVPTRMRVERWAFNFSELIRDPKGRQNFQIFLKKEFSGENLGFWEACEDLKYGDQSKVKEKAEEIYKLFLAPGARRWINIDGKTMGITVKGLEHPHRYVLDAAQTHIYMLMKKDSYGRYLKSPIYKEMLAKAVVPQEGVKKSTGLFGRRHLRSSPSPIILRQQEEEAKAREAANTVDITQVMSKLDRRNQLQKEAPPNQATWPPAPQARLAPAPRHRHQPPLRPCLPCPPGPQPCPRAPPAPQPSAGPWAAPRAPSRARGRPAPAHSHPAAGDPGWPPRPGPACCPGAAAARAAWPRWRRGARPCPTARCSRWAGGSGGCGRTAGRSAASSKSERPCLRRAQPAPGAPGRERTGSTGLGRTLQRS; encoded by the exons ATGGAATTCTATAGGAGAGAG ATCATGTACTATCAGCAGGCCATCTTGAAGACCAGAGTGAAATCTTCTGTCTCTCTTGGAGG GGTTGTGAAGTACTCTGAGCAGTTCCTCTCCAATGATCCCATCCTGTCTGGATGTCTCCccagcaacccttggatatcAGATGACCCTGACTTTTGGGATCTCAATGCAAAGCT GGTGGAGGTGCCCACCAGGATGCGCGTGGAGCGATGGGCCTTCAACTTCAGCGAGCTGATCCGGGACCCCAAAGGCCGCCAGAACTTCCAGATCTTCCTGAAGAAGGAGTTCAGCG GAGAAAATCTGGGTTTCTGGGAGGCCTGTGAGGATCTCAAGTATGGAGACCAATCCAAGgtcaaagaaaaagcagaagaaatctACAA GCTCTTCCTGGCTCCGGGAGCGAGGCGCTGGATTAACATCGATGGCAAAACAATGGGCATCACAGTCAAAGGCCTGGAGCACCCTCATCGTTACGTTCTAGATGCTGCTCAGACCCACATTTACATGCTGATGAAAAAG GACTCCTATGGCCGCTATTTAAAGTCTCCAATATACAAGGAAATGCTGGCCAAGGCTGTTGTGCCACAAGAGGGTGTCAAAAAAAG CACGGGTTTGTTCGGACGCCGCCACCTccgctccagccccagccccatcatcctgaggcagcaggaggaagaggccaAAGCCAGGGAAGCCGCCAACACCGTGGACATCACGCAGGTCATGAGCAAGCTGGATCGCAGGAACCAGCTCCAGAAGGAAGCTCCTCCCAA ccaggccacctggcctcctgctccccaggccCGGCTGGCCCCGGCACCCCGGCATCGCCACCAGCCGCCCCTCAGGCCGTGCCTGCCGTGTCCCCccggcccccagccctgccccagggccCCGCCTGCCCCTCAGCCAtcagccgggccctgggcagCGCCGCGGGCGCCCAGCCGGGCCCGCGGGCGGCCGGCCCCGGCCCATTCCCATCCGGCAGCCGGAGATCCCGGCTGGCCGCCCAGGCCTGGGCCCGcctgctgcccaggggctgCCGCAGCTCGGGCAGCCTGGCCGCGCTGGCGGCGCGGTGCCCGGCCGTGCCCCACGGCAAGGTGCAGCCGCTgggcgggcgggagcggcggctgCGGCCGGACAGCAGGACGGTCAGCAG CTTCTTCCAAGTCAGAACGGCCGTGCCTCCGGagagcccagcctgccccgGGGGCTCCGGGCAGGGAGAGGACAGGCAGCACCGGGCTCGGAAGGACTCTGCAAAGGAGCTGA
- the RGS9 gene encoding regulator of G-protein signaling 9 isoform X10 — translation MYYQQAILKTRVKSSVSLGGVVKYSEQFLSNDPILSGCLPSNPWISDDPDFWDLNAKLVEVPTRMRVERWAFNFSELIRDPKGRQNFQIFLKKEFSGENLGFWEACEDLKYGDQSKVKEKAEEIYKLFLAPGARRWINIDGKTMGITVKGLEHPHRYVLDAAQTHIYMLMKKDSYGRYLKSPIYKEMLAKAVVPQEGVKKSTGLFGRRHLRSSPSPIILRQQEEEAKAREAANTVDITQVMSKLDRRNQLQKEAPPNQATWPPAPQARLAPAPRHRHQPPLRPCLPCPPGPQPCPRAPPAPQPSAGPWAAPRAPSRARGRPAPAHSHPAAGDPGWPPRPGPACCPGAAAARAAWPRWRRGARPCPTARCSRWAGGSGGCGRTAGRSAASSKSERPCLRRAQPAPGAPGRERTGSTGLGRTLQRS, via the exons ATGTACTATCAGCAGGCCATCTTGAAGACCAGAGTGAAATCTTCTGTCTCTCTTGGAGG GGTTGTGAAGTACTCTGAGCAGTTCCTCTCCAATGATCCCATCCTGTCTGGATGTCTCCccagcaacccttggatatcAGATGACCCTGACTTTTGGGATCTCAATGCAAAGCT GGTGGAGGTGCCCACCAGGATGCGCGTGGAGCGATGGGCCTTCAACTTCAGCGAGCTGATCCGGGACCCCAAAGGCCGCCAGAACTTCCAGATCTTCCTGAAGAAGGAGTTCAGCG GAGAAAATCTGGGTTTCTGGGAGGCCTGTGAGGATCTCAAGTATGGAGACCAATCCAAGgtcaaagaaaaagcagaagaaatctACAA GCTCTTCCTGGCTCCGGGAGCGAGGCGCTGGATTAACATCGATGGCAAAACAATGGGCATCACAGTCAAAGGCCTGGAGCACCCTCATCGTTACGTTCTAGATGCTGCTCAGACCCACATTTACATGCTGATGAAAAAG GACTCCTATGGCCGCTATTTAAAGTCTCCAATATACAAGGAAATGCTGGCCAAGGCTGTTGTGCCACAAGAGGGTGTCAAAAAAAG CACGGGTTTGTTCGGACGCCGCCACCTccgctccagccccagccccatcatcctgaggcagcaggaggaagaggccaAAGCCAGGGAAGCCGCCAACACCGTGGACATCACGCAGGTCATGAGCAAGCTGGATCGCAGGAACCAGCTCCAGAAGGAAGCTCCTCCCAA ccaggccacctggcctcctgctccccaggccCGGCTGGCCCCGGCACCCCGGCATCGCCACCAGCCGCCCCTCAGGCCGTGCCTGCCGTGTCCCCccggcccccagccctgccccagggccCCGCCTGCCCCTCAGCCAtcagccgggccctgggcagCGCCGCGGGCGCCCAGCCGGGCCCGCGGGCGGCCGGCCCCGGCCCATTCCCATCCGGCAGCCGGAGATCCCGGCTGGCCGCCCAGGCCTGGGCCCGcctgctgcccaggggctgCCGCAGCTCGGGCAGCCTGGCCGCGCTGGCGGCGCGGTGCCCGGCCGTGCCCCACGGCAAGGTGCAGCCGCTgggcgggcgggagcggcggctgCGGCCGGACAGCAGGACGGTCAGCAG CTTCTTCCAAGTCAGAACGGCCGTGCCTCCGGagagcccagcctgccccgGGGGCTCCGGGCAGGGAGAGGACAGGCAGCACCGGGCTCGGAAGGACTCTGCAAAGGAGCTGA